Within the Gopherus flavomarginatus isolate rGopFla2 chromosome 8, rGopFla2.mat.asm, whole genome shotgun sequence genome, the region GTTGTGCAATTTACTACAAACTGCATGTTTTCTAGCAAGAAAGGTATAATGACAAACTGTGTAGAGCTTTTAGAAATACTAAAATTCAACAACAGATGGCAGCAAAAGCACAGTACTGTAACTGAATTGGTCAGCTTTTTAACTGAAACAAAGTAACTCTGATTTAAAATCAGCGGTTGTGTTTCAGTAGGGTGGTAGAGCGCAAGACTTTCAGCGAGAAAAGctgtgttctgttcctggctttgctgTTGAATTGGTTCTTGAATTTGGGAATTTAACTTCTCTTTGGAGATCAGTGCATCGTGGAGAAACTGTGccagcagcagggatggggagtggCACAACAGCTTCTTTGTGCGTTCTCGGCCACCAGAGGACCTCTGTTGTACTGAGGTCTTCCTTCCAGTGTTGGATCTATCAGCTCCTCAGCTTgatttttgctctgtgtttgtaccagTCTTACACAATGGAGTCCTTgtccatgactagggttcctGGGCActttggtaatacaaataaataaataagtttcaTGAGCACTGCAAGGCAAAGCAGCCATGCTACaccagaggatctggccctgtgtgttAATATATTGCTTTCGCTATGTTCCTAAGAACACCCTAGATTTATTAAAAGTGAATGAATTTTACTTGACACACTATACTTCTTGTTTACTATTTATATTCAGTTAAGTCAATTACACTTTTGTTTATAGGCAACTTCACTTTCAAGTTTAGTGCTGCAATGTTTAGGTTTCAAATAATACCATGGGGAATTTTTATTATGTCTAAAAACAAAtacttcccttaaaaaaaaaaaagttattggaaacactttttgtttttacacattgaaaaaaaatcaagttgacgtctttctttttaaaagttaaataacTTGTGCTTAAGGCACTCTAGCATTTTCTATTCTGCTAAAAATAAGTCTGGCTCTCAGAAGGATATGTTGATAGAGACAGTTAAACCTTCAGTGTTGATTTAGGTCGGAGCTCCTATATTTGCTAATATGTTAGCACATCTTGTTAAGCAACAGTGATTGCTGATGACAGTACTTTGGATTTGTTGTTGAGAGAGAGTATACATGCTAACACCTGTCCCTTTTCTTCCCCTCCAGGCTACAAAGTGGGATGAACCTGcagatttgttttgtaaatgACAGTGGTAGTGACAAGGATAGCGATGCCGATGACAGCAAGACTGAAACAAGCTTGGATACGCCTTTGTCTCCAATGGTAGGTCTGATAACTAGTTTCACAAAAGGCCTTAGTGAAGAAATAAGAAGATTTTAAAGCATAAGTATGTACATGAGCTTCtatcatttaaaataattctttagCACGTGCATGTGCCATTCTTAATATTTTTAAGAGAGGTATAAATTAAGTTATGATTGGGAAAAGTGATAAATTGGCAGTGATATAAGCAGACAAAGAGCTTGTTAAGTTATCTTAAGAACAGCCCTTGATTatctataaaaatattttgactcCTGACTGCAGTTGGCAAACTATTTCtagatagagagacaaggtgggtgaggtaatatcttttattgaaccaacttctgttggtgagagatccattaaaagatattacctcacccacaatctctctaatattctgggacctaCACGGCTACAACGAACTGGATATTCCTAGGTAGCTCAGATGTGCTAGATATGTGAATAAGTTCCCTCCTTTTATGGGCTGGTAGCAGTAAGGAAGGGGATGGCATGGAGCAGCATCAGCTTCTCGTCACCCCTTCCTTCTGAACAATATTGTAACAAGGAAATTAGTAGATCTGCAACAATTCCTTCTTTCCCCCTATATTAACAATACCCAAGGGCCTCCCTGGGATTTCCCAGAGTTTGATTCAATGCATGCCTTCAGACACTCACTGATCTAGCAGGTTTCTCTCCCTAACTAAAACTCAGGTTACTATTAGCATTTAAGTGTTCCTGTCTTGAAAAATGGTTTTTGATATTTAAAGATCATTTTGTTGagcaaataaatacaattaaatgATCTCCATCTTCCCTGAAGAAATCACACTATTTGCATACGTGAGAATTTTAAAGGTAAAATTTCTTACAATATTGTCTATCTTAAATTGTGAATGTTATTGTACACTTACAACTGATGTGTGTGCACTTTCCTAGAGCAAGCAAAGTTCCTCCTACTCTGATAGAGACACTACTGAAGAAGAATCTGAATCCCTAGATGACATGGATTTTCTCACTAGACAAAAGAAACTGCAAGCTGAAGCCAAAATGGCTTTGGCTATGGCAAAACCAATGGCCAAAATGCAAGTGGAGGTGGAAAAGCAGAACAGGAAAAAATCCCCTGTAGCTGATCTTGTGAGTATCAAACCAAAGGCCAGTATGCATTCAATGACCACCAAATGTTAATAATTTGTTGTTTTATTGTTGGAATAGTTAACCACTTGAGAATAACTAATTCTTTCCAGTTATCCAAATTCTGTACTAGTGCATCCAAATATCTGCAAAACTACATGAACAAAGGATTTTTTATTTACAAAGAGTAAAATACacttaaaataatttttagtGCTCATTTCAGTCTGAGAAAGTAGGGAAAATAAATTCTGTACAATGAAACATCATCTAGCTTTAAAGTGCTATCCTGCAAATGCATTTTATGGGTGTAGTGCTTACTGCCACATGTAGTCTTATTTAGATCAAGCACTACACCTTGTaaacatttgcaggatcagatccataCTTAATATTTTATAATAATGAAGCCAAACTGTGTCTTACAAGTTAGAGGTTGAATGTTCATATATGTGTATCTGTTtgtttataaataataaataagtgtGTTTGAGAGAGCGAGAGATTCTTAGGAAATGCTTTCCTAGTTGTTACAAAATTATTTGAGATTATTCAGCTGGAAATTACCAACTTTAGAACAAAGTTTCTCAACCTgtggctcctgtcccacagggctggctgggctcacctCGCTGCTCCAAATATTGCAACCTCTAGGGTACCAGCGCCaatcaggtttggcccagccctCATGATGATGGGAGTCCTGGTAGGTCAAATTTgaatgagtggcactgcaaccccatgaGCCAGGTGACAAGTCCATTCACACAAGTTTTTCCAGGGGGGCAGTGCCAAACCTGAGCGGCTCTGCAACCTCAGAGGTTGCAACACCCAGAGTGGAGAGCCAAGCCCAGTCAACCCCTCAGCACAGGACCtgccactgtggggtgagtgccGGGCAGGACCTGACCAAAACCACCCCAGGGCTTCCATCCCTTACTATTTACTGGGTTACCACAgcccataaacatttacaaatgggtcctgatCCCCAAAAGGTTGAGAATAACTGCTTTAGAAGATTTAACAGAATAATAAAGAGATTCAAATTCAGAAATGGAGTAAGCATGAAAATACAGTGTACTTCAGAAGGATGTTTTTGGAGGCAGTGGAATTACCCACAAGTGAAGTACTATTTATTCACATATAATCATATCTCAGCATGtgctgaaaaataaaatgcatataatttttaataacatttaagcctttcaaaatgttattttaggaGATAATTTGCATCCAGTCATTATCAGTAAATGAGAACTAACTTTTTATATAAGTCtttgttaattttttaattgtatgtgtaatgtgtatatatagagagaacTAAGAGATAAATATATAATCATTACTACTGCTATTCACAAATCTGATCAGATTAGCAATTAAAGAACCAATAAATGCAGCAGAAACAAAACTCTGCTAagcagaaatgaaaagaaaaccaaaaaaaaaaaatacttgaaagTAGAATAgaatatacattttaaagatgAGACCTTAACTCTGTAGTCATTCTTCCAACATATATAGTAATGTAATATATGAAAAAATTAATCCCAGACTTAAAATGGTTCCATATGTTTTCAAATGCATCTTTCCCACTCTATATTGTAtaaatcagtggtctccaaacctTTTTGATCACGCACCCCTATCAAGTAAAATATTTTTGAGCACTCACCCCCAatatatgtttgttttatttatgtataaattatatatatacatatactactatactaatatattatgtacattataaaacatacaaaaaaagaaattaaaaaaggatgagataaagatgaaatatacaatatttttaaaataatttttattgtattttatttattaatggtACAAAAAACTTTTTTGCTctcaaaaatattaatattttttagtgagagcaatgtgattgaatatgcttcattatttctgaaaatcttggtttaacacTTTGTAATACAGAGATTTGAAGGtctggattagggttagggtgcgggagggcgctcagagtggaggtgcagggtctgggagggagttagggtgcaggagggcgctCAATgttgggtgtggggtctgggagggagttaaggtGTGGGAAGGCGCTCAGGGTGGGAgtgcgggaggaggctcagggctggggcaagcaggaggtgcagagcacttacgtGGGGCAGCCCCTGTTTGGTGCAGGcggtgtgcaggtggctctgagCAGCGCAGCACCGCTGCCATGGCCACGATTCTGGGAGCCATGATTCTGGGAGctgccctcccacacccccagggGCAAGGCCACCCGGAACACagaggctttaggggctgcagggccctgggctgcagctctaaagccccttttggaATGCGGTCCTGCAAGCACAGGCTGgcggactcaggaggagcaggggcagccgcacAGCCAGTGGCCAGAGAGAAGCGGCTGCTTCTTTCCAGCCGGCTTTGAAGGGGCAAGTGCCGCTTCTTTCCAGCTGCTGGCTgtgcggctgcccctgctcctccacagGCCGGAGGACTCAGGGCTGCATTTCGAAAGGGGTTTTAGAGCCgcaggccagggccctggggcccccttagcccagggccctgcagcccctaaagcccctgcgttccgggtggccctgcctggaggGGTGGAGGCAGCTTCTTTGCTCTCTCATTCCCTCTCTCCTCTGGTCGCCCCCCCCCTTTTTCCCCCCATCCGGCGGCGCTCCTGCTGTGCCCCCCAATGGATTGTCTTGTGCACACCCCACTTTGTAGACCACTGGTATATATCACTCTCTGAAGAGCAGCAAAAAATAAGGCTAACCATCCATCTATCCTATCTGCCTGTGTTAAACATAAAGGATGATTGAGAATTAAAATGGTATCTTAATTCTCAACTGTCAGTAATTGGTAACAGCTGTCTTTTTAGATGACTTTTCTCAAGAATGTTTCTATTTAAGTTGACACTTGTCTAGTTTAATGCCACATCAGCGTTTATATTGTGATGATGTAGATACGGTCCAGTGGCTAAACACTTCGTTTTAAGCTTGATTCTTAGTGTTTTAGAAATGGCTCAGTTAGGAATATCCATATATGCCAAAGGGATGTGCAGTTACCATGTATAACTGCATATAAGGCAAGAGATTTAGGTATGAAATTTCAATCAGTAGTTGCAGGGTCAACATGGGTCACAGTATTGCGTCATTTATGGAGTGATATCTGTGGGGAAAATGAAGTGATGAAGCTAGAAGGTTATAACTACAGGGCGGATGATTATTTTTGTGACAACTTCTCGTAGAAGGATTTATTCATCCTTGGTCTTTCGTTTGAAAGGTTGTCTTAAACATTAATCACAAGTTTTCATTTTGAATATCTCAGTAAATGGGCTTTCTATGGCTACATGAAAGCATGTGCATGataggggatggggaaaggggagggtAGTACTTGGAATGTcaacacattttttattatttttatttagaaatatAAATCATTTGAAGTAATAATAACCTAAAAGGCTTTTAATCCATCTTTAGCTGCCACATATGCCTCATATAAGTGAATGCTTGATGAAAAGAAGTTTAAAACCCACTGACCTGAGAGATATGACTATTGGGCAGCTACAAGTGATAGTCAATGATCTCCACTCACAAATAGAAAGtaagtgatttttgttttaattctttaGTATTTTCCTGTTAATTGGCTATAGTACATTAACTTaggtgtggggaaaagtgcaacaTGTATGTTACCACGGGAAGAAAGTAAATCTTGTGTGTTCATTTTTATGTATTAACTTGAAAAATCATATTTGGCTGAACTTCTGTGGGCCTTAAACTCAGCTCACCAGCACTGCTATCTGTATGTAATGTGATAATTTTTAAATGCCGCAttcaatcaattccaaaatttcactGACTGTTCTAGGCATCAGTAGGCAGAATCAGGGGCGGctttagcttttttgctgccccaagcacggcaggcaagaCTGAATTGCAATGTATTTTATTCCAGGCAGAGCAGAACAAGCATCCTGTAACATTTATAAAGTTACCCACTGTCACTTGCGTCACATTTTGGCTGTATTTTTGCTTAGAATCACTACATTCCTTAACCTATAAATAGATATGAAccacagggttttttttattataggCTGCAAGAGGTCAGAAAGGCTGTTGTAGTGGCATTACCACAAATCTGCCACTGATTTCTTTTACTGAAGTATAGCTCTTTCATCTATCTGAGCTGTTTTGAAATTCTGCCCTTTTTCTTCACACAGTTTCATTTCCATTCTTCTGTTTGAACAGAAAAGGTCTGTGTTCAGATCAGGATGCAGATTTTCTGGGCTACAGAACAGTGTCAGGCTTGCAGTTACGGCAGCATTGAGAAGGGGAGAGTTCCAGGAAGCTCGTTATGCTCTAGAGACATTTTCTTTTGGGATTACTTTGTTATTTTTTCACACACTTTTTGCTAATgagtgatttattttttcttactGGGTAGAGGCTACTAGGACCAAAAGCCTTTTCCAACTGTCTTTAAGTAGTTGGATTAGCTAAAACCTAAAGTTTGAGTTGAGAGGATGCTACATTCAGTTATTTCATGAGACCCATAGTAGTTAAAAGTGCATATTTGTGATAGCTCTATTAGTAATATAGATAATCACTACTTTTATTCCATTTTGTAATATGCTTCCTTTTATGGAGACCAAAATCTTACGTAGGGAATCTTTCTGCTTCTCCATGCAAGCAGTTGTTTACTATATGCAACATAATGATTTAAGAGGAGCTAACAGATTCCCTAATCATTAATCCCTGGATCTGTGATTGAATTAAATTATAAACTCCTTGTCTCTGGTACCAGGCTTGAATGAGGAATTGGTGCAGCTGCTTCTTATTCGAGATGAATTGCACACAGAGCAAGACGCAATGCTGGTAGACATTGAAGACTTGACCAGGTTAGTAAAATCTTCTGTTAAACACCGTTGCTAAGAATATTCCAAGTTTAATATACTTTCTGGTTTTTTTGGAGCAATACTGGGTAGAATGCCAGGCCTAAAAGTTGGTGGTGATGGGTAAACCCTGTATCTGTaagctgacacagagcagctgaaaTGAACAAATCTTCCTTCTGCTAAATATCATATTGGATCACCAATGTAAGCATTAAAAACTTAAGAAGTTACCACTTTGATCCTCCATTACATATTTTTATTGCAATTCATACTAttattttgtgtgttttatttagaaaTCTATATTAGAACCCACTGCCAAGGTTAGTGAGTGCTttgagcaataaaaaaaaatcaattacaaATCGATACAGAATAATATTTAAGTAATTGCCGTTACTTAATGATATGTCATTCACCAGATGAAGGTTCTTATTCTTGGAGCCCATTCATGTCTAAAACTAAGCCACAATTTTCTCTAAAAGCACTCACAGTAAAATAAGTGGAACTTCAGAGACGAGTGCCACTAGGAAATGGGAAACCTGGGTTAACTTTGGGGAGGAGCAGCAGGCTGGAGCCCGGGACTGTATTTTCTCAGGGCATGACTTTTAACCCTTTGGATATCTTTTTACACAGTGGTCTCCATCAGTGTTACACTTCTGCAACAGCAAAATAATTCAGCCACAGGCAATCCTAAAGATTTTCAGCAACTTTCTCTTGAGAAATATGAACTAGCTGTCCAACTCCATATCCCTAGAGACCAAAATTTTGATGTTTTGCTTTACCAAGGTCTGGCACTGTCATTTCTGAAAGGTAGAGAATAGAAGCTAGTTAAGAATAAATCTGCTTTGGTGCTACCAGAAAGTTTGAATCGCAACACatcaaaaaggttttttttttaaaaatccccataGGATTTGTGTGGTACAGGCTAGATGAGGTAGACTTTGCAACCAGAAGGATTGCAAGGAGATATAACAATAATATTAAGCAGTGGATTGAGAGGAAACATGCCAGAATACAGGCATCAAGTCCACTTAATCCATTGTTTCTGACATGATTTAAGGAATATTTTTAACTTGTATAATATTATGACAGTTAATCTAACAGATTTTAAAGGTTTCTGCataataaagattaaaaagatGTTGGATTATTTCCAGTTCATATTGGTAAGAGCTAGTGTTTTCAGCACTGCAGCATTAAACTTCCCATATAAAATTGTATGGGATgccaaaaacatttttaacagttttaaaaaatctttctgaataaacatttttaaacaaagtctaatttaaaatgatattttctgaACTCCATTTTGATTATATGGAAAAGGGGGGGAATGgtgtgaaatgttttatttttatttttatattttacaagACCTTTTTGTTGCATTGTATTTGGTTGAAATACAGTTAGTTAGCCACTACCTGGGAAAAGTTTTGTCATAAATGATATGGTAACTGGAGTGTAATTAAGTCAAATACCATCATTCAAAGTAGTTTACATGCCACCTATGGGTGCTTTTAAATATTGCAGTCCTGGCTCACCTCTGTTGCAATCACAAGTAAAGAAAGCCTCCTCATTTAGAAATCTTGCAGGTGCACAGTCATTATGTGGTAATTAACAGTAAAACTAGGAGGATTTGATAGCGCAACAGAATAGCGATAGGGTGAAAATACATCCCTACTGCACGTCTGAGGTTATGCAGAAATCCAGTGAAAGCAGTTGACCAGCACTCACTCTCGCAGTGGTACTGATGTGAAGATCATGCACCAGATTTAGCAGACCTTTTGATGCAAACTGAAGTGCTGATCTGTCAGCTgaatccagggccgcccagaggattcctggggccgtcggcggcaggcggctccgatggacctcccgcaggcgtgcctgcggagggtccgctggtcccgcggctccggtggagcatccgcaggcatgcctgcgggaggtccactggagccatgggaccggcaagcggcagggcgccctccgtgcggcgaaatgtctagagccggccctgttctgtggcagggggcccttccgttccgggacccgccgccgaagttccccgaagacccgtggtggGGGCCCTCCACcggcaaattaccgccgaagcgggacccgccgccgaagtgcagcccgctcttcggcggtaattccccaccgctgaattaccgccgaagaccgggttgcacttcagcggcaggtcccgcttcagcggtaattcgctggcagggggtccttccccccggagcagaaggactcccccgccggcaaagaccgggagcggaagaagctctggggcccggccccgcaagagttttccgggccccctggagcaagtgaaggacctcacTCCAggagccctgaaaaactctcgtgggggcccctgcggagcccggggcctggggcaaattgcccctcttgccccccccgggcggccctggctgAATCAAAAGCTGCTTTGATGTCTATATATGGACATGAAACTGGCAGTTAAATTCTCTGTGTAGCTCAGCCAGAAGCCAGGGAGTAAGGACAGCATCTGTTGTCAACCACTCATTAGTGACATCTGATTGTCCACAGCAATGATGTCTGTTAAGGAGCAGCCGTATCCTACCAAGCAGAACACAAGCGCAGACCTTTCCAGGGACTGATAGCAATGAGATCAACCTGTAGTTCCTTCACTCAGTGTGAGATCCTTTACCCTAGTACTATGATggccataggcgccaactttccccggtgccagtgggtgctcacgCCCCCCTGGCCCCGCCACAACTCCACCCTGTTGTTGTTCTTTTCTCATTACTTGAGCAGGGGCCCTTGTTAGGTGCTACCAACTGGAGACAGTTGCACTTGAGGCTCACATGAGCAGGGCTGACCACACCCTGAAATAAAGCAGCTAATGCCTCTACTACCCAGTACTTTGGGACAAGCAGCAGTGGATTATCTAGCTGTGGTGGCTGGACAGTAATCAGTTCTGAGAGATCCTAGTAATGAGTGCTGCTTGTGTTGTCAAATAATATTTAGGATGTTATATGTACTTTTTGTTGTGATGGGTACTGTGGAAATATGAATTTGCACAATGATTTGCACCACTTACTATCATTGTATACCTTGCAGTGTTTGCATGATGTTCCCTCTATTTCTTTTTCTGTGCTTCCAAAAACATTTGAGCATTCTGAAAGCATTTTGCATCAGTAGTAAATGAAATTGTTTAAACGTTTATAAGTGTCTTTGACATCTTCTAGATCAGTGTATTTCGTTGTTACACTTTGTGATACTACTCCCTAAGCGCAAGGGATGCAGTGTCAACCCTAATTCCTGGCTAATTCCTCAGTGTGTTACACAGTCCAATTGTTCcgaaactaacaaatttactttccttgggtggggcagggaaaaTGTTTGCAGGTTAGATGATCCCAGGAGTTTCCTTTAGTCTTTCCTCTCAACATGTATTGTACACTAGGTAACCAGACCAAGGTCATGAAAGAAATGTTACACTAAGCTAATCTGAACACTGTAatatttgtcaagtatcagaggggtagccgtgttagtctggatctgtaaaagcagcaaagaatcctgtggcaccttatagactaacagacgttttggagcatgagctttcgtgagtgaatacccacttcgtcagatgcatgtagtggaaatttccaggggcaggtatatataggcaagcaaactagagataacgaggttagttcaatcagggaggatgaggccctgttctagcagttgaggtgtgaaaaccaagggaggagaaactggttttgtagttggcaagccattcacagtctttgtttaatcctgagctgatgatgccaaatttgcagatgaactgaagctcagcagtttctctttgaagtctggtcctgaagtttttttgctgcaggatggccaccttaaggtctgctatagtgtggccagggaggttgaagtgttctcctacaggtttttgtatattgccattcctaatatctgatttgtgtccgtttattcttttccgtagcaaccgtccggtttggccgatgtacatagcagaggggcattgctggcatatgatggtgtatattacattggtggacgtgcaggtgaatgaaccagtgatggtgtggctgatctggttaggtcctgtgatggtgtcgctggtgtagatatgtgggcagagttggcatcgaggtttgttgcatggattggttcctgagctagagttactttggtgcggtgtgcagttactggtgagaatatgtttcaggttggcaggttgcctgatGCTCTCAGGGCTGCATCCTGGGCATACATGGCTGCCTACCATGCCTATCTCAGACCAGTGTTCagcaggacctaaccagatcagccacaccatcaccggttcattcacctgcacgtccaccaatgtaatatacgccatcatatgctagcaatgcccctctgctatgtacattggccaaactggatggtcgctacggaaaagaataaatggacacaaatcagatattaggaatggcaatatacaaaaacctgtaggagaacacttcaacctccctggccacactatagcagaccttaaggtggccatcctgcagcaaaaaaacttcaggaccagacttcaaagagaaactgctgagcttcagttcatctgcaaatttgacaacatcagctcagaattaaacaaagactgtgaatggcttggcaattacaaaaccagtttctcctcccttggttttcacacctcaactgctagaacagggcctcatcctccctgattgaactacctcattatctctagcttgcctgcatatatatacctgccctagaaagttccattacatgcatctgacgaagtggatattcacccacgaacactcatgctccaaaacgtctgttagtctataaggtgccacaggattctttgctgcttttactgtaaTATTTGATTGCTTGATATTCTCTTCATTGGGGAAGCCTTATTTAGGTGGAAGTATGTTTTAAGATGTTGAATAGTCCGTTTAATTTTTCTTGGCAGTGAGTAACACagctttttccccccctcctcagACATGCTGAAAGTCAGCAGAAGCACATGGCAGAGAAAATGCCAGCAAAATAAAGCAAGAAGCCATCGGAATAAGCAAGCATTTATTTTGCTTCTATGGTTGTACAAATGTGGATGCTTAAGGTGGCGCACAAGAAAAGGAGTGTTAGTCATTGATAATGTCTGAAGCTTTATGTCCAGTGATTGGCCTCTGCtccttaatttattttaattttttacttgtgtCACTAAATATCAGGCATTTTAGTAATATTATTACAAAGATGTACAGTACTTATAACATTGCAAACCATGGATAAGAAGAAAAGGTAGTTtacctttatttttgtttgtttagagaTTTTAAGTTGAACAGTATTTTACCATTGACTACTTTTTATTCTTCACTGTAGTTTTAAACAAAGAAACTGTAATTGACGGTGCTATACaagtgagaaaaaaacaaaacaaaacaaaaaaaatgcctGCCTTGTAGTGAAATTGTAGCGTTCAGTAATATGTATATTTTAATCAGTTTTCAACATTTTGTGAATGTTGACTACTTGACATTCATTTTTAGATGTGCTATTAACATTCAGTTGGATTCAGAGAGTTACCTTGAAAGTTTtatgtataaatatataaaataaaattttaaaattttgtttcataTGATGTCTTTTTGTTGACTAGTGGTTGACTTAGGTGTTGCACCAGTAATATATTCATCCTACTAAATGTGCAATTCCTAATTTCTCATCACCAGAAAGAGCCTTTTTTGCATAttgcattttacaaaaaaaagagagagagagagaaaggagacaGGACCAGAT harbors:
- the SCHIP1 gene encoding schwannomin-interacting protein 1 isoform X4, producing MVHQENCSYQAQKNERESIRQKLALGSFFDDGPGIYTSCSRSGKPSLSSRLQSGMNLQICFVNDSGSDKDSDADDSKTETSLDTPLSPMSKQSSSYSDRDTTEEESESLDDMDFLTRQKKLQAEAKMALAMAKPMAKMQVEVEKQNRKKSPVADLLPHMPHISECLMKRSLKPTDLRDMTIGQLQVIVNDLHSQIESLNEELVQLLLIRDELHTEQDAMLVDIEDLTRHAESQQKHMAEKMPAK
- the SCHIP1 gene encoding schwannomin-interacting protein 1 isoform X3; amino-acid sequence: MNLDSDGMDDINNKVSTLEMEGNYKKAQKNERESIRQKLALGSFFDDGPGIYTSCSRSGKPSLSSRLQSGMNLQICFVNDSGSDKDSDADDSKTETSLDTPLSPMSKQSSSYSDRDTTEEESESLDDMDFLTRQKKLQAEAKMALAMAKPMAKMQVEVEKQNRKKSPVADLLPHMPHISECLMKRSLKPTDLRDMTIGQLQVIVNDLHSQIESLNEELVQLLLIRDELHTEQDAMLVDIEDLTRHAESQQKHMAEKMPAK